The proteins below are encoded in one region of Actinomycetota bacterium:
- a CDS encoding glycoside hydrolase — translation MAPRRCSAIPIVTAVLLVGLAPALPAAAGPPAPGAFQTVRFVQRVSEDAVAGPPSAEADTETEPDIAVDPNDPDVVVAVFQQGRFPDGGSVDPGFATSHDGGQTWVHGNLPGLTTAAGGSYDRSSDPAVAFGPDGSVYATTLPFDAPGCRSAVSVQRSDDGGLTWEVPAFPEADDDCKVFNDKNWMTVDTFPGSPHFGRVYVTWDQFRANTTPHSEPIVLRYSDDRGATWSDLVVASAPEAEAIGVLPVVEPNGDLAIVYDDFSTGDDVLVSQVSHDGGVTFDPEVKISRLREALESHVRTGGLPAAAVDPVTGRLFAVWQDDRFRTDGHNDVVIARSSSEGAHWSRVKRVNPGQTAAGLNSFSALTPDVAAYGGIVHVTYRTRDDSGPEPSNLVQERYVVSIDGGKSFGGELLIGPRTNLRFAAVSGQAQAFLGDYMGVAATADTAYLVWCVARRPAPGGGPFDQTTWSATIVR, via the coding sequence GTGGCCCCCCGACGATGCAGCGCCATCCCGATCGTCACCGCCGTCCTCCTGGTGGGCTTGGCGCCGGCCCTGCCCGCTGCGGCCGGCCCTCCCGCGCCGGGCGCGTTCCAGACGGTTCGGTTCGTCCAGAGGGTCAGCGAGGACGCGGTGGCCGGCCCGCCGAGCGCCGAGGCGGACACCGAGACCGAGCCCGACATCGCCGTCGACCCCAACGACCCGGACGTCGTGGTGGCGGTGTTCCAGCAGGGACGGTTCCCCGACGGCGGCTCGGTCGACCCGGGGTTCGCCACCTCGCACGACGGCGGCCAGACCTGGGTGCACGGGAACCTTCCCGGCCTGACCACGGCGGCGGGCGGGTCGTACGACCGGTCCTCGGACCCCGCCGTGGCGTTCGGCCCGGACGGCTCCGTGTACGCAACCACCCTCCCCTTCGACGCGCCCGGATGCCGCAGCGCCGTCTCGGTGCAGCGGTCCGACGACGGCGGCCTCACCTGGGAGGTGCCCGCGTTCCCGGAAGCCGACGACGACTGCAAGGTGTTCAACGACAAGAACTGGATGACCGTGGACACGTTCCCGGGCAGCCCGCACTTCGGGCGGGTCTACGTGACCTGGGACCAGTTCCGGGCGAACACCACGCCCCACTCGGAGCCCATCGTGCTGCGGTACTCCGACGATCGCGGCGCCACGTGGAGCGACCTGGTGGTGGCGTCCGCGCCCGAGGCGGAGGCGATCGGCGTGCTGCCGGTGGTGGAGCCCAACGGCGACCTGGCCATCGTGTACGACGACTTCAGCACCGGGGACGACGTCCTGGTGTCCCAGGTCTCCCACGACGGAGGCGTCACGTTCGACCCCGAGGTGAAGATCTCCAGGCTGCGCGAGGCCCTGGAGTCCCACGTGCGGACGGGTGGGCTGCCCGCGGCGGCGGTCGACCCGGTGACCGGCCGGCTGTTCGCGGTGTGGCAGGACGACCGGTTCCGCACCGACGGCCACAACGACGTCGTCATCGCGCGTTCCTCCTCCGAGGGCGCGCACTGGAGCCGGGTGAAGCGCGTGAACCCGGGGCAGACCGCCGCGGGGCTCAACTCCTTCAGCGCCTTGACGCCGGACGTCGCCGCCTACGGCGGCATCGTCCACGTCACCTACCGGACCCGGGACGACTCGGGCCCGGAGCCGTCCAACCTCGTCCAGGAACGCTACGTCGTGTCGATCGACGGGGGCAAGAGCTTCGGCGGCGAGCTGCTGATCGGGCCGCGCACGAACCTGCGGTTCGCCGCCGTCTCCGGGCAGGCCCAGGCGTTCCTGGGCGACTACATGGGCGTGGCCGCCACCGCCGACACCGCCTACCTGGTGTGGTGCGTGGCCCGGCGGCCCGCCCCCGGCGGGGGGCCGTTCGACCAGACCACCTGGAGCGCCACCATCGTGCGCTGA
- a CDS encoding PQQ-binding-like beta-propeller repeat protein has product MPPRSHRARHAAPTRAPLAAVVVVLLLAGSGVAVWKTGVLTDVFHRHSGSRATASPSASPVHTTLPPPASPSPSPTPTHHGFRTPGPINTSFPGLTTFRGNATRDYYGQGPLPKHPVVLWQYPETGGLCSQSTSGTETKLWCGTGWTGQPNVIPRPDGTIEIREGAYDDHYHFWDGLTGKPLRPDLVTGDLAKGSATSDSDGFPLYYAGSRDNLLRVVAMDRPEPTVLWSVDSRSSVPNPVWNSDWDGAPLQIGDYLLEGGENSWFYVIRLHRHYDAQHLVQVDPKVVLTVPGWDQDLLNAIHDTDISIENSVAFFKGVAYFSNSGGLVQGWDISNILHGGTHAKQVFRFWAGDDVDASVVIDRQGYLYVARHIEENVSRPSALPRDHEIGGLMKLDPRKPADPVVWSVPLGSYLPDGGSLSTPALYRGVVYAYATDGELMAVDQKTGHVYWTMTLPGPDEMSPVPIDHVLIVGDCSGVLHGFDIRHPKQKPDELWSVQLYGCVESTPAVWHGMIWVGARGGKFYGIGDKT; this is encoded by the coding sequence ATGCCACCCCGCTCCCACCGTGCCAGGCACGCCGCTCCCACGCGCGCGCCGCTCGCCGCGGTCGTCGTCGTGCTGCTGCTGGCGGGGTCGGGCGTGGCCGTGTGGAAGACGGGGGTCCTGACCGACGTCTTCCACCGACACTCGGGCTCCCGGGCCACGGCGTCTCCTTCGGCCTCGCCCGTGCACACCACGCTGCCCCCTCCGGCGTCCCCGTCGCCATCGCCCACTCCCACCCACCACGGCTTCCGCACGCCCGGCCCCATCAACACGAGCTTCCCCGGCTTGACCACGTTCCGGGGAAACGCCACCCGCGACTACTACGGCCAAGGGCCGCTCCCGAAGCACCCGGTGGTGCTGTGGCAGTACCCGGAGACCGGGGGGCTGTGCTCGCAGTCCACCAGCGGCACGGAGACCAAGCTGTGGTGCGGCACCGGGTGGACCGGCCAGCCCAACGTCATCCCGCGGCCCGACGGCACCATCGAGATCCGGGAGGGCGCCTACGACGACCACTACCACTTCTGGGACGGCCTGACCGGGAAGCCGCTCCGCCCGGACCTGGTGACCGGGGACCTGGCCAAGGGGTCGGCGACCTCGGACTCCGACGGGTTCCCGCTGTACTACGCGGGATCACGCGACAACCTCCTGCGGGTGGTGGCCATGGACCGGCCGGAGCCGACCGTGCTGTGGTCGGTCGATTCCCGCTCCAGCGTCCCCAACCCGGTATGGAACAGCGACTGGGACGGCGCGCCCCTCCAGATCGGCGACTACCTGCTGGAGGGCGGCGAGAACTCCTGGTTCTACGTGATCCGGCTGCACCGGCACTACGACGCGCAGCACCTGGTGCAGGTCGATCCAAAGGTCGTGCTGACGGTTCCCGGCTGGGACCAGGACCTCCTGAACGCCATCCACGACACCGACATCTCCATCGAGAACTCCGTCGCCTTCTTCAAGGGAGTCGCGTACTTCTCGAACTCCGGGGGACTGGTGCAGGGATGGGACATCTCGAACATCCTGCACGGCGGGACCCACGCCAAGCAGGTGTTCCGTTTCTGGGCCGGCGACGACGTCGACGCGTCGGTGGTCATCGACCGGCAGGGCTACCTGTACGTGGCCCGCCACATCGAGGAGAACGTCTCCCGCCCCAGTGCGCTGCCCCGGGACCACGAGATCGGCGGCCTGATGAAGCTCGACCCCCGCAAGCCTGCCGATCCGGTGGTGTGGTCGGTGCCGCTCGGCTCCTACCTGCCGGACGGGGGGAGTCTTTCCACGCCGGCGCTGTACCGCGGCGTGGTCTACGCCTACGCCACGGACGGCGAGCTCATGGCGGTGGACCAGAAGACCGGCCACGTGTACTGGACCATGACCCTGCCGGGGCCGGACGAGATGTCGCCCGTTCCCATCGACCACGTGCTGATAGTGGGGGACTGCTCCGGGGTGTTGCATGGGTTCGACATCCGGCATCCGAAGCAGAAGCCCGACGAGCTGTGGAGCGTGCAACTTTACGGTTGCGTCGAATCCACCCCGGCCGTGTGGCACGGGATGATCTGGGTGGGAGCGCGGGGCGGCAAGTTCTACGGCATCGGCGACAAGACGTAG
- a CDS encoding cupin domain-containing protein: MGEFARKRFDEADETRSFDHGKGYVVHLAGSSASLGELEPGWSWSADVKPIAGTDSCQFHHVGYALEGTLHVLTNEGEEHEINAGDAYEILPGHDAWVVGDQTYRALEFQSETAAQLGRR, from the coding sequence ATGGGTGAGTTCGCGAGGAAGCGGTTCGATGAGGCGGACGAGACCCGCTCGTTCGACCACGGGAAGGGATACGTCGTCCACCTGGCCGGTTCATCGGCCTCGTTGGGCGAGCTGGAGCCGGGCTGGAGCTGGTCCGCCGACGTCAAGCCGATCGCGGGGACGGATTCCTGCCAGTTTCACCACGTCGGGTACGCCCTGGAAGGCACGCTGCACGTGCTGACCAACGAGGGCGAGGAGCACGAGATCAACGCCGGCGACGCCTACGAGATCCTTCCCGGCCACGACGCCTGGGTGGTGGGCGATCAGACCTACCGGGCCCTCGAGTTCCAGAGCGAGACCGCCGCGCAGTTGGGGAGGAGATAG
- a CDS encoding SRPBCC family protein: protein MDTEATASQDRVGEPPGMGRVTFRASGSCAASPEVVYATLADIRTGLVWGGEQQMEKYRLLTMDAPEGEASVGTEWDSTGADPGGMFTDHSVVTRAERPGLFEFRTEGHLAWKYGPSVAQVIHRYEIRPEGSGSRVSYLFRATGPVPMPWMLRAMFATPGMRQAILRWSGPARAIQQGFDNLLRLAESRARG, encoded by the coding sequence ATGGACACGGAAGCGACCGCCTCGCAGGACCGGGTCGGCGAGCCGCCCGGGATGGGCCGGGTCACCTTCCGGGCCTCGGGTTCCTGCGCGGCCTCTCCGGAGGTCGTGTACGCAACGCTCGCGGACATCCGCACCGGGCTGGTCTGGGGCGGCGAGCAGCAGATGGAGAAGTACCGGCTGCTCACCATGGACGCTCCGGAGGGCGAGGCCTCGGTGGGGACGGAATGGGACAGCACGGGTGCCGACCCCGGCGGGATGTTCACGGACCACTCCGTGGTGACCAGGGCCGAGCGCCCCGGTCTGTTCGAGTTTCGAACGGAGGGGCATCTCGCGTGGAAGTACGGACCGAGCGTGGCCCAGGTCATCCACCGCTACGAGATCCGACCCGAAGGCTCCGGAAGCCGGGTGTCCTACCTGTTCCGGGCGACCGGTCCCGTCCCCATGCCGTGGATGCTCCGCGCCATGTTCGCGACGCCCGGCATGCGCCAGGCCATCCTGCGCTGGAGCGGCCCCGCGCGTGCCATCCAGCAAGGATTCGACAACCTGCTCCGGCTTGCCGAGTCGCGCGCTCGAGGGTGA
- a CDS encoding rhomboid family intramembrane serine protease, with product MEDEAPDQGWITKTEYCYRHPSEPTRVHCTRCNRPICTDCMIPAPVGYQCPECVAEARQAFRRRPSVRAGARSVRSTSMTKALLLVLVAVFVVEIIKSGGRTPTGRTLFDMGALFPPAVAQGQWWRLVTVMFLHANIIHIAFNAWALWIFGQYVESLFGRWQFLMVFFVSAFIGSVASYAFGPVQELGVGASGGIVGLLGAFIAYNLRRRHLAIAQAQLRWVLIIILLNVFLTIGGGGFGIGNIDWRAHLGGLVGGFVVGGALEGVGPRRYHALVRVGGVVGLIVLVIAVAAWRTGQLHAQFPQLG from the coding sequence GTGGAAGACGAAGCCCCGGACCAGGGGTGGATCACCAAGACCGAGTACTGCTACCGGCACCCCAGCGAACCGACCCGGGTCCACTGCACGCGCTGCAACCGACCGATCTGCACCGATTGCATGATCCCGGCACCGGTCGGCTACCAGTGCCCGGAGTGCGTGGCGGAGGCCAGGCAAGCGTTCCGCCGGAGACCCTCCGTTCGGGCCGGGGCCCGCTCCGTTCGTTCCACGTCCATGACCAAGGCCCTGCTCCTGGTCCTGGTCGCGGTTTTCGTGGTGGAGATCATCAAGAGCGGAGGCCGCACCCCGACCGGGAGGACCCTGTTCGACATGGGGGCGCTGTTTCCCCCCGCCGTGGCGCAGGGCCAGTGGTGGCGGCTGGTCACGGTGATGTTCCTGCACGCGAACATCATCCACATCGCGTTCAACGCCTGGGCCCTGTGGATCTTCGGACAGTATGTGGAGTCGCTGTTCGGACGGTGGCAGTTCCTGATGGTCTTCTTCGTGAGCGCGTTCATCGGGAGCGTGGCCAGCTACGCGTTCGGCCCGGTCCAGGAGCTGGGGGTGGGGGCCTCGGGCGGGATCGTGGGGCTGCTCGGCGCGTTCATCGCCTACAACCTGCGGCGGCGGCACCTGGCCATCGCGCAGGCCCAGCTCCGGTGGGTCCTCATCATCATCCTGCTGAACGTGTTCCTCACCATCGGCGGCGGTGGCTTCGGGATCGGGAACATCGACTGGCGGGCCCACCTGGGCGGCCTGGTCGGGGGATTCGTGGTGGGGGGCGCGCTGGAAGGGGTGGGTCCCCGCCGGTATCACGCGCTGGTCCGGGTGGGCGGCGTGGTCGGCCTGATCGTGCTGGTGATCGCCGTGGCGGCCTGGCGCACGGGACAGCTCCACGCGCAGTTCCCCCAGCTGGGCTGA
- a CDS encoding LuxR C-terminal-related transcriptional regulator: MIEPSTRSRVRLAELLAVLSLGTDLGMGQPMEHVMRECLIALRLAERVGLDESERAVAYYVALLAWVGCHVDSYEQAKWFGDEFALKGDFRLVHFTGPVSSMAYMMKHLGAGKPLAERVRLGVAFLGEGRRNAEEMLENHWLAADGFASQLGLGRDVRHGIEQTFERWDGKGVPHGAQGEEISMVARIVNLADVVEVFHRAGGVEAAIDVARERAGTQFDPALVETFCAEAPMLFSDLDAATTWEAVIAAEPALQVSLTDGDFESALEAMADFTDLKSPYTIGHSRAVADLAGAAARIYGLPEGEATSVRRAGLVHDLGRLGVSNSIWDKRGELTPGELERVRLHPYLSERMLASSSALAPLGAICIQHHERLDGSGYPRGLSGDALTPAGRVLAAADAYAARREPRPHRPERSDEEAAADLRAMVRSGRLDGDAVDAVLRAAGHRIGRRRDRPAGLTSREVEVLRLVARGMSTREIAEHLVISPKTAANHVEHIYAKIGVSNRARASLFAAKHGLMAADAVVDEAR, from the coding sequence GTGATCGAGCCATCCACACGTTCGCGGGTCCGGCTTGCCGAGCTGCTGGCCGTCCTGTCGCTGGGCACGGATCTGGGGATGGGCCAGCCCATGGAACACGTGATGCGCGAGTGCCTGATCGCCCTGCGGCTGGCCGAGCGGGTGGGGCTGGACGAGTCCGAGCGGGCGGTCGCCTACTACGTCGCGCTGCTGGCGTGGGTGGGATGCCACGTCGATTCCTACGAGCAGGCCAAGTGGTTCGGCGACGAGTTCGCGCTGAAGGGCGACTTTCGCCTGGTGCACTTCACGGGGCCGGTTTCCTCGATGGCCTACATGATGAAGCACCTGGGAGCCGGGAAGCCGCTGGCCGAACGGGTCCGCCTGGGCGTGGCCTTCCTCGGCGAGGGCCGGCGAAACGCCGAGGAAATGCTGGAGAACCACTGGCTGGCCGCCGACGGCTTCGCCTCGCAGCTTGGGCTGGGCCGCGATGTCCGCCACGGCATCGAGCAGACCTTCGAGCGATGGGACGGCAAGGGTGTGCCGCACGGCGCCCAAGGCGAGGAGATCTCGATGGTGGCGCGGATCGTGAACCTGGCCGACGTGGTGGAGGTGTTCCACCGGGCCGGAGGGGTGGAGGCGGCCATCGACGTGGCCCGGGAGCGGGCGGGGACCCAGTTCGACCCGGCCCTGGTGGAGACGTTCTGCGCCGAGGCGCCCATGCTGTTCAGCGACCTCGACGCGGCCACGACGTGGGAGGCCGTGATCGCTGCGGAGCCCGCGCTCCAGGTCTCGCTCACCGACGGGGATTTCGAGTCGGCCCTGGAGGCGATGGCGGACTTCACCGACCTGAAGTCGCCCTACACCATCGGCCACTCCCGGGCCGTGGCCGACCTGGCCGGGGCCGCCGCCCGGATCTACGGGCTTCCGGAAGGTGAGGCCACGTCGGTGCGCCGGGCCGGTCTGGTGCACGATCTGGGCCGTCTCGGCGTCTCGAACTCCATCTGGGACAAGCGAGGGGAACTCACCCCCGGCGAGCTGGAGCGGGTGCGCCTGCATCCGTATCTGAGCGAGCGGATGCTGGCGTCGTCATCTGCGCTCGCCCCCCTGGGCGCGATCTGCATCCAGCATCACGAACGCCTGGACGGCTCGGGCTACCCGCGGGGGCTCTCCGGCGACGCGTTGACGCCGGCGGGCAGGGTGCTGGCCGCCGCCGACGCGTACGCTGCCAGGAGGGAACCGCGGCCCCATCGGCCCGAGCGCTCGGACGAGGAGGCCGCCGCGGACCTCCGAGCCATGGTCCGGTCGGGACGGTTGGACGGCGACGCCGTGGACGCCGTGCTCCGCGCCGCCGGGCACCGGATCGGCCGCCGCCGCGACCGGCCGGCCGGACTGACGTCCCGGGAGGTCGAGGTCCTGCGGCTGGTGGCCCGGGGCATGTCGACCAGGGAGATCGCGGAGCACCTGGTGATCTCACCCAAGACCGCGGCGAACCACGTCGAGCACATCTACGCGAAGATCGGGGTCTCGAACCGCGCCAGGGCCAGCCTGTTCGCCGCGAAGCACGGGTTGATGGCCGCGGACGCGGTGGTCGACGAAGCCCGGTAA